The Humulus lupulus chromosome 4, drHumLupu1.1, whole genome shotgun sequence genome has a window encoding:
- the LOC133833100 gene encoding uncharacterized protein LOC133833100, translated as MVRTRGASSKKIPVSQSRKVPSPSPPPSVSTAPLSVPTAPTSVGKSCKSKARKKVFSLSHEHPMVFPDISADIVAPPSEVVVPSQAKDHSPLPFDSSLEARAKSKSVSSSSKAAAAGLLKLPLKPSQSKKNSVTPKRKLGLDASLSPLSAAKKKLKAHPPSLSSSESDPEEDKSESEATHDTTLSDETVPDIAESEAESDEPEKEDTIPSEQEAESDSDHIASPLPSKAKGKKPISGSTPSPKHSGVNFKPYSSIFCYNDNVRDMVLYAQRKFIIERNYVLSDHRPFGVLTMLQDRQWTGSLVKFSGFVDRIVKEFYANITNEIIEPSSPLYNKVFVRGHWFSFSPQDIALALHLPLTVEDDVDGASLDKDMVITELFATTNWKPTSHTATISFDMASFLYKVGTGLGINLASVIHDQIIGFRKGNRKNLNLPFPHVIYQVLSMQKNDLQRAQEDLVAPTTAASYKASAPPTEATAAPSSKKVKPQSLKIASDDIPHASSSVATDSGLVATEIAAVRASVDSLTARVMSIEGLQRSVLEAIQSLSNDPVV; from the exons ATGGTGAGAACTCGTGGTGCCTCCTCCAAGAAGATCCCTGTTTCTCAATCCCGAAAGGTGCCATCTCCTTCGCCTCCTCCGTCTGTGTCAACGGCGCCTCTTTCTGTTCCAACAGCTCCCACATCTGTTGGAAAGTCCTGCAAATCCAAGGCTCGCAAGAAGGTGTTTTCGCTCTCTCATGAACATCCTATGGTGTTTCCAGATATCTCTGCTGACATTGTTGCACCACCATCTGAAGTGGTGGTGCCCTCTCAAGCCAAGGACCATTCTCCTCTTCCGTTTGATTCGTCTTTGGAGGCTAGGGCAAAATCGAAATCTGTTTCCTCCTCTTCCAAAGCTGCTGCTGCTGGGTTGCTCAAATTGCCCTTGAAGCCGAGTCAGTCCAAGAAAAATTCTGTGACTCCCAAAAGGAAATTGGGGTTGGACGCGTCTCTTTCTCCTTTGTCTGCTGCCAAGAAAAAATTGAAGGCTCATCCCCCTTCATTGTCCTCCTCCGAATCTGATCCTGAGGAAGATAAGTCCGAATCTGAAGCAACTCATGATACCACATTGTCTGATGAAACGGTTCCTGACATTGCCGaatcagaggctgagtctgatgAGCCAGAAAAAGAAGACACTATCCCCTCTGAACAGGAAGCCGAATCTGACTCAGACCACATTGCATCTCCTTTGCCATCCAAAGCTAAAGGGAAGAAACCTATTTCTGGTTCTACACCTTCACCAAAACATTCAGGTGtaaatttcaaaccttattctTCCATTTTTTGCTATAATGATAATGTACGTGATATGGTTCTATATGCTCAAAGGAAATTTATCATTGAAAGAAATTATGTCTTGAGTGATCATCGTCCTTTTGGTGTGCTAACAATGCTTCAAGATCGACAATGGACAGGTTCTTTGGTTAAATTTTCtggttttgtggatagaatagtcaaggaattctatgccaataTTACTAATGAAATTATTGAACCTTCATCTCCTCTGTATAATAAAGTGTTTGTTAGGGGCCAttggttctctttttctcctcaaGACATTGCTCTTGCTTTGCACCTTCCCCTTACTGTCGAGGATGATGTTGATGGTGCTTCTCTTGACAAGGACATGGTTATCACTGAGTTG TTTGCAACAACAAATTGGAAGCCCACTTCTCACACGGCCACTATCTCTTTTGATATGGCATCATTTTTGTACAAGGTGGGGACCGGTCTTGGTATAAATTTGGCTTCGGTTATTCATGATCAAATCATTGGGTTTCGCAAAGGTAACAGGAAAAACTTGAATCTTCCTTTTCCTCATGTTATTTATCAAGTGTTGAGTATGCAGAAAAACGATCTCCAACGTGCTCAAGAAGACTTGGTGGCACCCACTACTGCTGCTTCCTACAAGGCCTCTGCCCCTCCTACTGAAGCCACTGCTGCTCCGTCCTCAAAGAAAGTCAAGCCCCAATCTCTGAAGATTGCCTCGGATGACATTCCTCATGCCTCCTCCTCTGTTGCCACAGATTCAGGACTTGTTGCAACAGAAATAGCTGCTGTTCGAGCCTCTGTTGATTCTTTGACTGCTCGCGTGATGTCAATTGAAGGACTGCAACGTTCTGTGTTGGAGGCTATTCAATCTCTGTCCAATGATCcagttgtttag